A section of the Cololabis saira isolate AMF1-May2022 chromosome 16, fColSai1.1, whole genome shotgun sequence genome encodes:
- the dnajc5gb gene encoding dnaJ (Hsp40) homolog, subfamily C, member 5 gamma b isoform X1, with the protein MEDPNRPQRKMSTAGDSLYKVLGLEKGASPDEIKRAYRKLALRHHPDKNPDNPEAAEKFKEINNANATLSDENKRRIYDEYGSMGLYVAEQFGEESVKYYFLMSKCWFKAFVVCCTLFTCCCCFCCCCFCCGKCKTAEDGENFEYVDPEDLEAELREQEAARNHVIVIQPSSSETAGEDRSFSPGEDVPIVIQPHGANGTSSPGTTPIALPAGDGAVENN; encoded by the exons ATGGAGGACCCCAACAGACCCCAGAGGAAGATGTCCACGGCGGGAGACAGCCTGTACAAGGTCCTGGGCCTGGAGAAAGGAGCCTCCCCCGATGAAATCAAGAGGGCCTACAG GAAGCTGGCGTTGAGGCATCACCCTGACAAGAACCCAGACAACCCCGAAGCTGCGGAGAAGTTCAAGGAGATCAACAACGCCAACGCCACCCTCAGCGACGAGAACAAGCGGAGGATCTACGACGAGTACGGCTCCATGGGTCTCTACGTGGCCGAGCAGTTCGGCGAGGAGAGCGTCAAATATTATTTCCTCATGTCCAAATGCTGGTTCAAG GCCTTCGTGGTGTGCTGCACACTcttcacctgctgctgctgtttctgctgctgctgcttctgctgcggGAAGTGCAAAACGGCGGAAGACGGAGAGAACTTTGAGTACGTGGACCCCGAAGACCTGGAGGCGGAGCTTAGGGAGCAGGAAGCAG CACGAAACCACGTAATAGTAATTCAGCCGAGCTCCAGTGAAACCGCAG GTGAAGACCGATCGTTCTCTCCAGGTGAAGACGTGCCGATCGTGATTCAGCCTCACGGAGCGAACGGCACCTCGAGTCCCGGAACGACGCCCATCGCTCTGCCGGCTGGAGACGGAGCGGTGGAGAATAACTGA
- the dnajc5gb gene encoding dnaJ (Hsp40) homolog, subfamily C, member 5 gamma b isoform X2: MEDPNRPQRKMSTAGDSLYKVLGLEKGASPDEIKRAYRKLALRHHPDKNPDNPEAAEKFKEINNANATLSDENKRRIYDEYGSMGLYVAEQFGEESVKYYFLMSKCWFKAFVVCCTLFTCCCCFCCCCFCCGKCKTAEDGENFEYVDPEDLEAELREQEAGEDRSFSPGEDVPIVIQPHGANGTSSPGTTPIALPAGDGAVENN, encoded by the exons ATGGAGGACCCCAACAGACCCCAGAGGAAGATGTCCACGGCGGGAGACAGCCTGTACAAGGTCCTGGGCCTGGAGAAAGGAGCCTCCCCCGATGAAATCAAGAGGGCCTACAG GAAGCTGGCGTTGAGGCATCACCCTGACAAGAACCCAGACAACCCCGAAGCTGCGGAGAAGTTCAAGGAGATCAACAACGCCAACGCCACCCTCAGCGACGAGAACAAGCGGAGGATCTACGACGAGTACGGCTCCATGGGTCTCTACGTGGCCGAGCAGTTCGGCGAGGAGAGCGTCAAATATTATTTCCTCATGTCCAAATGCTGGTTCAAG GCCTTCGTGGTGTGCTGCACACTcttcacctgctgctgctgtttctgctgctgctgcttctgctgcggGAAGTGCAAAACGGCGGAAGACGGAGAGAACTTTGAGTACGTGGACCCCGAAGACCTGGAGGCGGAGCTTAGGGAGCAGGAAGCAG GTGAAGACCGATCGTTCTCTCCAGGTGAAGACGTGCCGATCGTGATTCAGCCTCACGGAGCGAACGGCACCTCGAGTCCCGGAACGACGCCCATCGCTCTGCCGGCTGGAGACGGAGCGGTGGAGAATAACTGA